The Coriobacteriia bacterium genome has a window encoding:
- a CDS encoding CDP-glycerol glycerophosphotransferase family protein, whose protein sequence is MRTLIRLAIYVARAIYAVLRVLPRRAKIVMLSRQSDEPSKDLVLLAEQLRRQAPDIDVVVRCRFIPKDTLGRALYLSEVLVQMYHLATARACVVDGYNVPLSILNHHGNLFVVQLWHALGGIKQFGYQSIGQPGGRSAAIARAMHMHRNYDVVLCGGPGSVAAFAAAFEVDPTAVVPLGLPRVDYLRGARTPADGARPAQPVAALVRAYPHLTDGSTRVVLYAPTFRHHGGSAYREVIDAFADSGMTLIVKPHDLESASLTGAHLVDATGVDVFDLLPLCDAVITDYSAVAFEAACIDKPVYYYVYDIEEYRAERGLNFDPLAEIPAMSSTSIDDVIRMIRESVVDEAAVSDFSAAFVPERGADCTASIADLVLSHVRERS, encoded by the coding sequence ATGCGGACCCTGATCCGACTCGCCATCTACGTCGCCCGCGCGATCTACGCCGTGCTCAGGGTGTTGCCTCGCCGCGCCAAGATCGTGATGCTGAGCCGCCAGTCCGACGAGCCATCCAAGGACCTCGTCCTGCTCGCCGAGCAGCTCCGTCGACAAGCACCCGACATCGATGTGGTCGTGCGCTGCCGCTTCATCCCCAAGGACACTCTCGGCCGTGCGCTGTATCTGTCGGAGGTCCTCGTCCAGATGTACCACCTCGCCACCGCCCGCGCGTGCGTGGTCGATGGCTACAACGTCCCCCTCTCGATTCTCAACCACCACGGCAACCTGTTCGTGGTGCAACTTTGGCACGCGCTGGGCGGCATCAAGCAGTTCGGCTACCAGTCGATCGGGCAGCCCGGGGGCCGCTCGGCGGCGATCGCTCGCGCGATGCACATGCACCGCAACTACGACGTCGTCCTGTGCGGCGGTCCCGGCTCCGTCGCGGCCTTCGCGGCAGCGTTCGAGGTCGACCCGACGGCAGTCGTCCCGCTCGGCCTGCCGCGCGTCGACTACCTGCGCGGTGCGCGTACGCCCGCCGACGGCGCGCGCCCGGCGCAGCCGGTCGCCGCGCTCGTCCGGGCGTACCCGCACCTCACCGACGGCTCCACGCGCGTGGTGCTGTACGCACCGACGTTCCGCCACCACGGCGGCTCGGCGTACCGCGAGGTCATCGACGCCTTCGCTGACAGCGGCATGACGCTCATCGTCAAGCCACACGACCTCGAGAGTGCATCGCTTACCGGCGCGCACCTCGTGGATGCGACCGGGGTCGACGTGTTCGACCTGCTGCCACTGTGCGATGCGGTCATCACCGATTACTCGGCGGTTGCATTCGAGGCGGCTTGCATCGACAAGCCGGTCTACTACTACGTCTACGACATCGAGGAGTACCGAGCGGAGCGCGGCCTGAACTTCGACCCGCTCGCCGAGATACCCGCGATGTCGTCGACGAGCATCGACGACGTCATCCGGATGATCCGCGAGTCCGTCGTCGACGAGGCGGCCGTGAGCGACTTCTCGGCAGCGTTCGTGCCCGAGCGCGGCGCCGACTGCACCGCGTCCATCGCCGATCTCGTGCTCTCGCACGTACGCGAGCGTTCGTAG
- a CDS encoding alcohol dehydrogenase catalytic domain-containing protein yields MKALWLQDRELSVRDVDVPDATAAGEALVRVRLSGICGTDLELTRGYYPYTGVLGHEFVGEVVESPDSEWLGARVVAEINDACGSCETCRAGRLTHCETRSVLGIVNRNGAHAEFVSVPLGCLHRVPATVSDDAAVFTEPLAAALEILEQVHIAPTDRVLLLGAGRLGQLVAQVIALTGARLQVVARHTIQRALLTKRGITAIAEDTVVERGYDVVVEATGSPDGLALARRAVRPRGTLVLKSTYAGEVTLDLSAFVVDEITVVGSRCGPFAPALRLLERGDVDPTVLIAERFALADGVAAMAHAAERGVMKVLLEP; encoded by the coding sequence GTGAAGGCGCTGTGGCTCCAGGATCGCGAGCTGTCCGTACGTGACGTCGACGTACCGGATGCCACGGCAGCCGGTGAAGCGCTCGTTCGCGTCCGCCTCTCGGGCATCTGCGGCACGGACCTGGAGCTGACCCGCGGCTACTACCCGTACACCGGCGTGCTCGGGCACGAGTTCGTCGGCGAGGTCGTCGAGTCGCCCGATTCCGAGTGGCTCGGTGCCCGCGTGGTCGCCGAGATCAACGATGCCTGCGGCTCATGCGAAACCTGCCGAGCAGGTCGCCTCACGCACTGTGAGACCCGCAGCGTGCTCGGTATCGTGAACCGCAACGGCGCGCATGCCGAGTTCGTGAGCGTCCCCCTCGGCTGCCTCCATCGCGTGCCCGCGACGGTGAGCGACGACGCCGCCGTCTTCACCGAGCCGCTCGCCGCAGCGCTCGAGATCCTCGAGCAGGTCCACATCGCGCCCACCGATCGCGTGCTGCTGCTGGGCGCCGGTCGCTTGGGCCAGCTAGTCGCGCAGGTCATTGCGCTCACGGGCGCCCGGCTCCAAGTCGTTGCGCGCCACACCATCCAACGAGCACTACTCACCAAGCGTGGCATCACCGCCATCGCCGAGGACACCGTCGTCGAGCGTGGCTACGACGTCGTCGTCGAAGCCACGGGCTCCCCCGACGGTCTGGCGCTTGCGAGGCGCGCGGTGCGGCCACGAGGGACGCTGGTGCTCAAGTCCACGTACGCGGGTGAGGTCACGCTCGACCTCTCGGCGTTTGTCGTCGACGAGATCACCGTGGTCGGCTCCCGCTGCGGCCCGTTCGCGCCCGCGCTACGCCTGCTCGAGCGTGGCGACGTCGACCCCACCGTACTCATCGCCGAGCGGTTCGCTCTGGCAGACGGTGTCGCCGCCATGGCGCATGCCGCTGAGCGCGGTGTCATGAAGGTCCTGCTCGAGCCGTAG
- a CDS encoding DUF523 domain-containing protein, with protein MPLRGRRIVVVAHCVLNSNSKVDGLANYAGAIRSTVAPLVESGVGIVQLPCPEATFLGMKRWGMTYEQYDTPAYRRHCRRILAPVIHELVAFDSAGYSLESVIGIDNSPSCGVNLTCRGYTGGEIETVPTSTKSPGRGVFIEELQALLAARSLAIDFQAVDEDEPEA; from the coding sequence ATGCCGCTTCGGGGACGTCGGATAGTGGTCGTCGCGCACTGCGTTCTCAATTCGAATTCGAAGGTTGACGGTCTCGCGAACTACGCGGGCGCGATCCGCAGCACCGTAGCGCCCCTTGTCGAGAGTGGTGTCGGAATCGTCCAGCTCCCCTGCCCGGAGGCGACCTTCCTCGGGATGAAGCGCTGGGGCATGACGTACGAGCAGTACGACACGCCTGCCTACCGGAGGCACTGTCGACGAATCCTGGCGCCGGTCATCCATGAACTCGTCGCGTTCGACTCGGCCGGCTACTCGCTTGAGAGCGTGATCGGCATCGACAACAGTCCGAGCTGCGGCGTCAACCTCACATGCCGCGGCTACACGGGTGGAGAGATCGAGACCGTACCGACGAGCACGAAGTCGCCGGGGCGCGGGGTGTTCATCGAGGAGCTGCAGGCACTACTTGCCGCACGCTCCCTGGCCATCGACTTTCAGGCGGTCGACGAGGATGAGCCCGAAGCCTGA
- the tagD gene encoding glycerol-3-phosphate cytidylyltransferase encodes MKRVLTYGTFDLLHHGHIRILQRAKALGDYLVVAVSTDEFNAGKGKKAFHDYALRKEVVESIRYVDLVIPENSWEQKLDDIKNYSIDVVVMGDDWADSDKFDYLKDHCELVFLARTDGISTTEIKADLAGQ; translated from the coding sequence ATGAAGCGTGTTCTGACCTACGGCACGTTCGACCTGCTCCATCACGGTCACATCCGCATCCTGCAGCGCGCTAAGGCGCTCGGCGACTATCTCGTCGTGGCCGTGTCCACCGACGAGTTCAACGCCGGCAAGGGCAAGAAGGCCTTTCACGACTACGCGCTGCGCAAGGAAGTCGTTGAGTCGATCCGCTACGTCGATCTGGTGATCCCCGAGAACTCGTGGGAGCAGAAGCTCGACGACATCAAGAACTACAGCATCGACGTGGTCGTCATGGGCGACGACTGGGCCGACAGCGACAAGTTCGACTACCTCAAGGACCACTGTGAGCTGGTGTTCCTCGCCCGCACCGACGGCATCTCGACAACCGAGATCAAGGCCGACCTCGCCGGCCAGTGA
- a CDS encoding amino acid ABC transporter substrate-binding protein yields the protein MRGSGQRYLLLAGVIALLATVLALGGCAKPAATPEAKAPEASSTPAASDPSLADIQSKGVLIIGTAPFYAPFESTNEKTKAIEGFDVDMMNAIATKMGVKAEFKPADWQALLGGLEKGDYDVIVSAMSKKEAAGNNVDFSEVYYLLPDVIIVKKGNPKGITGEADLSGKIVGVQLGSGSEQLADELKGKLGFKSLKKYKLTQDAMNDLKVGRIDAVIAGQAFAVEQSKVDPSFELVGEPLTTAEIVGVFPKGNASAIEAFNKALADIKADGTYDALIAKWLTVKQ from the coding sequence ATGAGGGGTTCGGGACAGAGGTATCTGCTGCTTGCGGGCGTGATCGCGCTCCTGGCGACCGTCCTAGCGCTGGGTGGGTGTGCGAAGCCAGCAGCGACTCCGGAAGCGAAGGCGCCGGAGGCGTCATCGACGCCAGCAGCGAGCGACCCGTCGCTCGCCGACATCCAGTCCAAGGGCGTGCTCATCATCGGCACGGCGCCGTTCTACGCACCGTTCGAGTCGACGAACGAGAAGACCAAAGCGATCGAAGGCTTCGACGTCGACATGATGAACGCCATCGCGACGAAGATGGGCGTGAAGGCCGAGTTCAAGCCGGCCGACTGGCAGGCGCTGCTCGGCGGTCTTGAGAAGGGCGACTACGACGTCATCGTGAGCGCCATGTCCAAGAAGGAAGCGGCCGGCAACAACGTCGACTTCTCGGAGGTCTACTACCTGCTGCCCGACGTCATCATCGTCAAGAAGGGCAACCCCAAGGGCATCACCGGGGAGGCCGACCTCTCGGGCAAGATCGTGGGCGTGCAGCTCGGGAGCGGATCCGAGCAGCTCGCAGACGAACTCAAGGGCAAGCTCGGCTTCAAGAGCCTCAAGAAGTACAAGCTCACGCAGGATGCGATGAACGACCTGAAGGTCGGGCGCATCGACGCGGTCATCGCGGGCCAGGCGTTCGCCGTGGAGCAGAGCAAGGTCGACCCGAGCTTCGAGCTCGTTGGTGAGCCGCTCACTACCGCTGAGATCGTCGGCGTGTTCCCCAAGGGCAACGCGAGCGCGATCGAGGCGTTCAACAAGGCGTTGGCCGACATCAAGGCCGACGGCACCTACGACGCGCTCATCGCGAAGTGGCTGACCGTCAAGCAGTAG